A genomic segment from Cutaneotrichosporon cavernicola HIS019 DNA, chromosome: 7b encodes:
- a CDS encoding uncharacterized protein (P-loop containing nucleoside triphosphate hydrolase protein) → MLLKRLAPSLPPEAASLVPLLEPQVRTTESVILTPRPTLHALVVAALPEAGTGPFASERRDAAVDASLDLLLQRCLDRVPVYSGDIGPLKPWHGFGVLADMMPSEGGVIEIAGGKGVGKSLLALHAALGTLIAEPDATAHWVDTEGAFNAARARAVVNALGADESVLDRLTVARVFKLEPDLLDELARARDDPATRVLIIDNIASLFRDALMGTTAQGHAAMVVTMEEIAELTYFAGLTTLIINSVASSIPSNPLSVFSTTTVKPSLGVTLTFTVDVELLLQDTGRVFGLADEGERERVGSAPGLRLVVEVLKSRTSPSGLWGVVETDGISLFDVAPPPEEDELTRYRSAGGDTGRPAMGRLGETLEPAIAPLKSWHC, encoded by the exons ATGCTACTCAAACGTCTGGCACCATCCCTTCCACCAGAAGCAGCTTCCCTCGTCCCCCTGCTTG aACCCCAAGTCCGCACGACCGAATCGGTCATCCTAACACCGCGGCCCACGCTTCACGCGCTCGTGGTCGCGGCCCTCCCTGAAGCAGGTACAGGCCCCTTCGCCTCagagcgacgcgacgcagcGGTCGACGCCTCTCTAGACTTGCTCTTACAACGCTGTCTCGACCGCGTACCCGTGTATTCAGGTGATATTGGACCTCTAAAGCCATGGCACGGCTTCGGCGTACTCGCCGACATGATGCCATCCGAGGGAGGGGTCATTGAGATCGCGGGAGGGAAGGGTGTGGGCAAGAGC CTTCTCGCACTGCATGCCGCCCTCGGTACACTCATTGCTGAGCCAGATGCGACGGCCCACTGGGTCGACACGGAGGGCGCGTTCAACGCCGCCCGGGCTAGGGCCGTCGTGaacgccctcggcgccgat GAAtccgtcctcgaccgctTGACTGTCGCTAGAGTGTTCAAGCTCGAACCCGATCTCCTTGACGAACTTGCACGTGCACGAGATGACCCCGCAACACGCGTTCTCATCATCGACAACATTGCGAGTTTGTTCCGTGACGCACTCATGGGCACTACCGCGCAGG GACACGCGGCCATGGTCGTgacgatggaggagatcgCAGAGCTGACCTACTTTGCGGGCCTAACGACTCTT ATCATCAACTCGGTCGCGTCCAGTATCCCTTCCAACCCGCTCTCTGTGTTTTCCACGACGACGGTCAAGCCTTCCCTCGGCGTCACGCTGACCTTCActgtcgacgtcgaacTTCTCCTTCAGGACACGGGACGGGTCTTTGGActtgccgacgagggcgaacgcgagcgcgtcggtTCCGCACCCGGACTGCGTCTAGTCGTGGAGGTGTTGAAGAGCCGGACTTCG CCGTCTGGGTTATGGGGTGTAGTTGAGACT gatGGCATCTCACTGTTCGACGtagcgcctcctccagaaGAAGACGAGCTGACACGATACCGGTCAGCGGGTGGTGACACTGGACGACCAGCAATGGGCCGTTTGGGGGAGACGCTCGAACCCGCCATTGCCCCATTGAAGTCATGGCACTGCTGA
- a CDS encoding uncharacterized protein (Surfeit locus protein 5 subunit 22 of Mediator complex) has product MNRKYDTYVPSALPSASLGRRRPPIGERTFEHEDGDDLDKAYNDWNIRIDKEIKAVVEGLGDLARLADIGTPPGAHTLTAMHLKLKTASLIRASQQLRDTAHELSLALALGDDVGAAVRRDEEVGALRAEVERLREEIANEVGERADKGGLGEGESAAPALGEQSKKEDSAAMVVDDDDNDEFEEV; this is encoded by the exons ATGAACCGCAAATACGACACCTACGTCCCCTCAGCCCTTCCCTCCGCCTCATTaggtcgccgacgcccacCAATTGGCGAGCGTACGTTCGAACacgaggacggggacgaCTTAGACAAGGCGTACAATGACTGGAACATTCGTATCGAcaaggagatcaaggctgTCGTAGAGGGGTTGGgtgacctcgcccgcctcgctgAT atcGGCACACCCCCAGGAGCACATACCCTCACGGCCATGCatctcaagctcaagacTGCGTCGCTGATCCGCGCGTCCCAACAACTGCGAGACACGGCACATGAACTAagccttgcgctcgcgcttggTGACGATGTTGGGGCGGCAGTGCGGAGGGACGAGGAAGTCGGCGCGCTGCGTGCGGAAGTTGAGCGGCTGCGTGAGGAGATTGCgaacgaggtcggcgaACGCGCAGACAAGGGAGGGCTcggggaaggtgagagCGCGGCTCCTGCTCTAGGAGAACAAAGCAAGAAGGAAGACAGCGCCGCGatggtcgtcgacgacgacgacaacgacgagttcgaggaGGTCTAG
- the COX6A gene encoding uncharacterized protein (Cytochrome c oxidase subunit VIa), which produces MIARRSALNVARSARFYSTAAQEAAGKEFLAQRAAVKEHAKGTTALWRNVSFFVCIPVVIAGTAWTWKLEKEHFDHIEHLKAENGGEMPVRPHYDYLNMRTKPFPWGMQSLFFNPEVNVPAGDAE; this is translated from the exons ATGATTGCCCGCCGCTCCGCCCTCAACGTCGCCCGTTCGGCCCGCTTCTACTCCACCGCTGCTCAGGAGGCCGCCGGCAAGGAgttcctcgcccagcgcgccgCTGTCAAGGAGCACGCAAAGG GCACTACCGCGCTCTGGCGCAACGTCTCGTTCTTCGTCTGCATTCCCGTGGTGATCGCCGGCACGGCTTGGACCTGGaagctcgagaaggagcaCTTTGACCACATCGAGcacctcaaggccgagaacggcggcgagatGCCCGTCCGCCCCCACTACGACTACCTCAACATGCG CACTAAGCCCTTCCCCTGGGGCATGCAGTCGCTCTTCTTCAACCCCGAGGTCAACGTCCCcgccggcgacgcggaGTAA
- the SEC63 gene encoding uncharacterized protein (Sec63 Brl domain): protein MAPGISYDDSGLLASYFGVTCLAFILVPASISTFRSAPKDPHKSLCNCNECRANDKRKAALRSATHKRKLLRRILPLILGWALFAYLSYGLYLAPPMETSVYDPFDILGIGSSASEKEIKKHYKRLSLQFHPDKVKLGPNETYEQVETKFVDITKAYKSLTDEVTVENLRKYGNPDGPQQREDKIAIPKWVVEGKSSIWVLAAYGVVLGFGIPFVVGRWWFRQRKLTRDGILNATAEIFFHQLRDDTDFLSLIALLASAVEFQAILAPPAKLSKKDRKERQARIETLEQELDTQRADLLIDESPTMKKESRVIVTTAAARRARALIWAHLLRYDLPKDLASEQLEVLRAAPPLLTALANIALGHNWLKTSLACQKLQPAIVQAIPVGGSPLAQLPGITLEKGLELEITTGAEGRKWLEKWVSINDDEYPEANAVARTFPRLEVTDAQFRVTGEKVVTPSSIVQLEFKARWVYPKDPKEVSNGSARADSVEVVEKEVTKEKKEEEKKNYPPTGYAHAPHWPANRSPGFSALMGDSKLDKVIVQPMRVADVPFDEPREYSLQFQAPPQPNLYSFVLYLSSDTFVGSDIARPVMLKVEPAPAESDDDDDISEPEEDSLAGQMAMMRGEKVKASAVHDESEYETDTSSDEDGPRRGRAINEDTDSDSD from the exons ATGGCGCCAGGCATCTCTTACGACGACTCGGGGTTGCTCGCATCCTACTTTGGCGTCACTTGCCTCGCTTtcatcctcgtccccgCATCCATCTCCACCTTCAGGTCAGCACCCAAGG ACCCACACAAGTCGTTGTGTAACTGCAATGAGTGCCGGGCCAACgacaagcgcaaggccgcaCTGAGGTCAGCGACCCacaagcgcaagctcctccGTCGCATCCTCCCCCTTATCCTTGGCTGGGCACTCTTCGCCTACCTCTCGTACGGCCTGTACCTGGCACCGCCAATGGAGACATCCGTCTACGACCCCTTTGACATCCTGGGCATTGGGTCGTCAGCATCCGAAAAGGAGATCAAGAAGCACTACAAGAGGCTCTCGCTTCAATT CCACCCGGACAAGGTTAAGCTCGGCCCCAACGAGACATACGAGCAAGTCGAGACCAAGTTCGTCGACATCACCAAGGCATACAAGTCGCTCACGGATGAGGTGACTGTCGAGAACCTCCGCAAGTATGGCAACCCCGATGGACCGCagcagcgcgaggacaagaTCGCCATCCCCAAGTGGGTGGTTGAGGGCAAGAGCTCGATCTGGGTCCTGGCCGCGTACGGCGTCGTCCTGGGCTTTGGCATTCCGTTCGTCGTTGGCCGCTGGTGGTTCCGCCAGCGCAAGCTCACGCGGGACGGTATTCTCAACGCGACTGCCGAGATCTTCTTCCAccagctgcgcgacgacaCCGACTTCCTCTCGCTTATTGCGCTGCTCGCCTCGGCGGTCGAGTTCCAGGCCATCCTTGCCCCTCCTGCCAAACTCAGCAAGAAGGACCGCAAGGAGCGCCAGGCGCGGATCGAGACGCTCGAACAGGAGCTCGACACCCAGCgtgccgacctcctcatcgaTGAGTCTCCCACGATGAAGAAGGAGTCGCGTGTGATTGTTACCACTGCTGctgcccgccgcgcccgtGCGCTGATCTGGGCGCACCTGCTCCGCTACGATCTCCCCAAGGATCTGGCTtccgagcagctcgaggtcctccgtgccgccccgcccctcctcacTGCCCTTGCCAACATTGCTCTCGGTCACAACTGGCTCAAGACCTCGCTCGCGTGCCAGAAGCTCCAGCCGGCAATCGTCCAGGCTATCCCCGTCGGCGGTTCGCCCCTTGCACAGCTTCCCGGCATCACGCTCGAGaagggcctcgagctcgagatcACGACCGGTGCCGAGGGCCGCAAGTGGCTCGAGAAGTGGGTTTCGATCAACGACGATGAGTACCCCGAGGCCAACGCCGTCGCACGCACCTTCCCCCGTCTCGAGGTCACCGACGCGCAGTTCAGGG TTACCGGCGAGAAGGTGGTTACGCCTAGCTCGATCGTGCAGCTCGAGTTCAAGGCGCGCTGGGTGTACCCCAAGGACCCCAAGGAGGTGTCGAACGGGAGCGCACGCGCGGATTctgtcgaggtcgtcgagaaggaggtgacaaaggagaagaaggaggaggagaagaagaactACCCTCCAACAGGATacgcgcacgcgccgcACTGGCCCGCAAACCGTTCGCCAGGCTTCTCGGCGCTCATGGGCGACTCGAAGCTTGACAAGGTGATCGTGCAGCCCATGCGTGTGGCCGACGTTCCCTTTGACGAGCCGCGCGAGTACAGCCTGCAGTTCCAGGCACCTCCGCAGCCCAACCTGTACAGCTTTGTCCTTTACTTGTCGTCTGACACGTTTGTGGGGTCGGATATTGCGCGCCCCGTCAtgctcaaggtcgagccTGCGCCGGCCGAgagcgatgacgacgatgacatTAGCGAGCCAGAAGAGGACAGCCTCGCGGGCCAGATGGCAATGATGCGCGGCGAAAAGGTCAAGGCGTCGGCGGTGCACGATGAGAGCGAGTACGAGACGGATACCAgcagtgacgaggacgggccGCGCCGTGGGCGGGCAATCAACGAGGATACGGACAGCGATAGCGACTAG